Proteins from a single region of Ziziphus jujuba cultivar Dongzao chromosome 1, ASM3175591v1:
- the LOC107412509 gene encoding uncharacterized protein LOC107412509 gives MTKLPPYDSVMTPYKSIDYPKKAKGISFFAFIFSIFIYISIFYIFNLSPSTVFNNTKFWFLISNTLIVIIAVDYGSFSSSKGKADVYDEYVRHSQARSTTSHASSPYPSSSFVSQHPEIVKKSNIIHKQEEEVEKQVIKALEKSDEKNPDNKLQIVTKNEPEKLNHDVDHEKPSEDIQEKRIIHVVDPGGGKACHEDGKKTESAKTYRRSKSEKAKRVLIDERKNIDLRRSETEKLKEVESDHVEENEFSSMSNEELNRRVEEFIQKFNRQIRLQAVARNFQQV, from the coding sequence ATGACCAAACTGCCACCATACGATTCAGTCATGACACCCTATAAATCCATTGATTATCCAAAAAAGGCTAAAGGGATATCCTTCTTTGCCTTCATTTTCTCCATCTTTATTTACATATCCATCTTCTATATCTTCAACCTATCTCCTTCTACCGTCTTCAACAACACCAAGTTTTGGTTTCTCATTTCCAATACTCTTATTGTCATAATAGCTGTTGATTATGGTTCATTCTCTTCCTCCAAAGGCAAAGCAGATGTTTATGATGAGTACGTGAGGCATAGCCAGGCCAGGAGTACAACTTCTCATGCTTCTTCTCCTTATCCTTCTTCTTCATTCGTATCACAACACCCCGAAATCGTCAAGAAAAGTAACATTATTCACAAGCAAGAAGAAGAGGTCGAAAAGCAGGTAATAAAAGCCCTTGAAAAGAGTGATGAAAAAAACCCAGATAATAAATTGCAAATTGTCACTAAAAATGAGCCAGAAAAACTCAACCATGATGTTGATCATGAAAAACCCAGTGAAGATATCCAAGAAAAAAGGATAATCCACGTAGTTGATCCAGGTGGTGGGAAAGCTTGTCATGAAGACGGGAAAAAGACTGAATCAGCAAAAACTTATAGACGAAGTAAGTCAGAGAAAGCCAAGAGGGTGTTGATCGATGAGAGGAAGAACATTGATCTAAGGAGGTCAGAGACCGAAAAGCTGAAGGAGGTAGAAAGTGATCATGTAGAAGAAAATGAATTTTCGAGCATGTCAAATGAAGAACTTAATAGAAGAGTGGAGGAGTTTATTCAGAAGTTTAATAGGCAAATTCGGCTTCAAGCTGTGGCTAGAAACTTTCAACAAGTTTAA